In Mucilaginibacter celer, one DNA window encodes the following:
- a CDS encoding dihydrofolate reductase family protein: MRKIILNLAVSLDGFIEGPNGEYDWCFNDQDYGLTEFFNASDAIFVGRKSYELIMNTDPNMFAGIKLYVFSDTLNEPQGGNVELIRSGDFLKRVEEIRAQDGKNIWLFGGASLVSAFIEHNLISELLLSVHPIILGAGRPLFTDIKERVQLVLLGSETFSSGLIQLRYTMKPKFDLGMLEGM; the protein is encoded by the coding sequence ATGCGCAAAATAATTTTGAACCTTGCAGTAAGCCTTGATGGCTTTATAGAAGGCCCCAACGGCGAATACGACTGGTGTTTTAACGACCAGGATTATGGCCTCACGGAGTTTTTCAACGCCAGCGATGCCATATTTGTTGGCCGTAAAAGTTATGAACTCATTATGAATACCGATCCTAACATGTTTGCCGGGATAAAGCTATACGTGTTTTCGGATACTTTGAATGAACCACAGGGCGGGAATGTTGAGCTTATCCGCTCTGGCGATTTCTTAAAACGTGTTGAGGAAATCAGGGCCCAAGATGGAAAAAACATTTGGCTATTCGGCGGGGCAAGCCTTGTTTCGGCTTTTATTGAGCATAATCTTATTTCCGAACTTTTATTATCCGTTCATCCCATAATCTTAGGTGCCGGGCGACCACTTTTTACAGATATTAAAGAGCGGGTGCAACTGGTGTTACTTGGCAGCGAAACATTTTCGAGCGGCCTGATCCAGTTGCGGTATACTATGAAGCCTAAGTTTGATTTGGGGATGCTTGAGGGGATGTAG
- a CDS encoding beta-ketoacyl-ACP synthase III has translation MSKIHAAITAVHGYVPDYVLTNQELETMVDTNDEWITSRTGIKERRILKGEGLATSDMAVPAVTELLRKRGIGADEIDLIIFCTTTPDMIFPATANVLANKIGAKNAWGFDLQAACSGFLYGLTSGAQFIESGKHKKVLVVGGDKMSAIVNYKDRATCIIFGDGCGAVLLEPNEEGNGLIDSILKSDGAGGQYLNLKAGGSLKPASHATVDAGEHFAYQEGQAVFKFAVTNMADVAHEVMERNHLTGDDIAWLVPHQANKRIIDATANRTGISPEKVIINIERYGNTTNGTIPLCLWEWESKFKKGDNLILAAFGGGFTWGSVYLKWAY, from the coding sequence ATGAGTAAAATTCATGCCGCTATTACCGCTGTACATGGTTACGTTCCCGACTATGTATTAACCAACCAGGAACTGGAAACAATGGTTGATACCAACGACGAGTGGATTACCAGCCGTACCGGTATCAAAGAGCGACGCATATTAAAAGGCGAAGGCCTTGCTACATCTGATATGGCGGTCCCCGCTGTTACCGAACTTTTACGGAAGCGCGGTATCGGTGCCGACGAGATCGATCTTATCATCTTCTGTACTACCACCCCCGACATGATCTTCCCGGCTACGGCCAACGTTTTAGCCAATAAAATTGGCGCTAAAAACGCGTGGGGATTTGATTTACAGGCAGCCTGCTCAGGCTTCCTTTACGGCTTAACATCGGGTGCGCAGTTTATTGAAAGCGGCAAGCATAAAAAGGTATTGGTTGTGGGCGGCGATAAAATGTCGGCCATTGTAAACTATAAAGATCGTGCTACCTGTATTATTTTTGGCGATGGCTGCGGCGCTGTTTTATTGGAACCAAACGAAGAAGGTAATGGCCTGATCGACTCTATCCTGAAAAGCGATGGCGCGGGCGGCCAGTATTTAAACCTTAAAGCCGGTGGTTCATTAAAACCTGCAAGCCATGCTACTGTTGATGCCGGCGAACACTTTGCCTACCAGGAAGGCCAGGCAGTGTTTAAATTCGCGGTTACCAATATGGCAGATGTTGCACACGAGGTTATGGAGCGTAATCACCTTACAGGCGATGATATTGCCTGGCTGGTACCGCACCAGGCCAATAAGCGCATTATTGATGCTACTGCAAACCGCACAGGCATCAGTCCCGAAAAAGTGATCATTAATATTGAACGTTACGGCAATACTACCAACGGTACCATCCCCCTTTGTTTATGGGAATGGGAAAGCAAATTTAAAAAAGGTGATAACCTTATTTTAGCAGCTTTTGGCGGTGGCTTTACCTGGGGTTCGGTATATTTGAAATGGGCTTATTAA
- a CDS encoding LutB/LldF family L-lactate oxidation iron-sulfur protein: MGATSEEFLVKSEEKAFDADHRRIINFNIDRYNTAVARGLSRVVNLDNAKKKGHVIKWKVMENLDKFLPEFEANFQKRGGKVIWANDVQEAQREILNIIKKAGAKTVVKSKSMVTEEVHLNEFLESNNIESLETDLGEYIVQLLGQKPYHIVTPAMHLSKEDIAKLFHEKFGTPPDATPEQITLKAREMLREKYVQADVGITGANFLLADTGSIAISENEGNARLCTTFPKIHIAIVGIEKVIPSITDLDLFWPMLSTHGTGQNLTVYNTILSGPRKPNETDGPEEMYVVLLDNGRTNLLAQKDQRQGLYCIRCGACLNGCPIYKNIGGHTFATTYSGPIGSIITPHTQGMEDFKHLSYASSLCGKCTEVCPVKIDIHKMLLLNRRDAVNQNLVTNKERWGWAIWKKGMLKRSMADFFGGGMKNFLLKTFFKRTWGHLREMPKVADKSFSKQWQELHKSEPED, from the coding sequence ATGGGAGCAACCTCGGAAGAATTCCTGGTAAAATCAGAGGAAAAAGCCTTTGATGCCGATCATCGCCGCATTATCAATTTTAATATCGACCGTTATAATACGGCCGTGGCCCGCGGCTTGTCGCGGGTTGTTAATTTGGATAATGCCAAAAAGAAGGGGCATGTAATTAAGTGGAAGGTGATGGAAAACCTGGATAAATTCCTCCCCGAGTTTGAGGCCAACTTTCAAAAACGTGGCGGCAAAGTGATCTGGGCAAATGATGTGCAGGAAGCCCAACGCGAGATCCTGAACATCATCAAAAAAGCCGGTGCCAAAACCGTGGTGAAATCAAAATCGATGGTTACGGAGGAGGTTCATTTAAATGAATTTCTGGAAAGTAATAACATCGAATCACTCGAAACTGATCTGGGCGAATACATTGTACAGTTGCTTGGCCAAAAGCCATACCATATCGTTACCCCGGCCATGCACCTCAGTAAAGAGGATATTGCCAAACTTTTCCACGAAAAATTTGGCACCCCGCCGGATGCCACCCCGGAACAGATTACCCTGAAAGCCCGCGAAATGCTGCGCGAAAAATATGTGCAGGCCGATGTAGGCATTACAGGTGCTAACTTTTTACTGGCGGATACCGGCAGCATTGCCATCAGCGAAAATGAGGGTAATGCAAGGCTTTGCACCACCTTTCCTAAAATACATATCGCCATTGTCGGCATTGAAAAGGTCATCCCGTCAATTACTGATCTTGATCTGTTTTGGCCGATGCTTTCAACCCATGGTACAGGGCAAAACCTTACAGTTTATAATACTATACTAAGCGGTCCGCGCAAACCAAACGAAACCGACGGTCCGGAGGAAATGTACGTGGTGTTGCTGGATAACGGCCGTACCAACCTGCTGGCTCAAAAAGATCAGCGCCAGGGTTTGTATTGTATCCGTTGCGGGGCCTGCCTTAACGGTTGCCCTATTTATAAAAACATTGGCGGCCATACTTTTGCTACCACCTACAGCGGGCCTATCGGATCAATCATTACCCCGCACACGCAGGGCATGGAAGATTTTAAGCACCTCAGCTATGCTTCAAGCCTCTGTGGCAAATGTACCGAGGTTTGCCCGGTTAAAATCGATATCCATAAAATGCTGCTGCTTAACCGCCGTGATGCCGTTAACCAAAACCTGGTAACCAACAAGGAGCGCTGGGGTTGGGCCATCTGGAAAAAAGGAATGCTTAAACGCAGCATGGCCGATTTTTTTGGTGGCGGAATGAAAAACTTCCTGCTCAAAACCTTCTTCAAGCGTACCTGGGGTCATTTACGCGAGATGCCTAAGGTGGCCGATAAATCATTCAGTAAACAATGGCAGGAACTGCATAAAAGCGAACCTGAAGATTAA
- the tatC gene encoding twin-arginine translocase subunit TatC — MSENKIIKAIKEKGKTLEAEMSFFDHLEALRWHLVRASIAIVVFTAVVFYYYDWIFDTIIMGPSKSTFWTYRMLCKIGAALHRDGFCINNVHVKLINTEMAGQFTLEINSALIIGITMGIPYLIWEIWRFIKPALHDAERKAATGFVFYACLLFFTGVLFGYFVITPMSINFLSGFTVSSAIENLFDVDSYISSVATLTLATGVVFQLPIIVYILANLGVMTPKFMKETRRYAIVVILVIAAVVTPTPDMLTMTVVSIPLFVLYEVSIVVAGLVEKRKIKKEQEFDKVS, encoded by the coding sequence ATGAGCGAGAACAAGATCATCAAGGCCATCAAGGAAAAAGGGAAAACGTTAGAGGCAGAAATGTCGTTTTTTGATCACCTCGAGGCTTTAAGATGGCACCTCGTACGGGCTTCGATAGCCATTGTAGTATTTACCGCTGTTGTTTTTTATTATTACGACTGGATCTTTGATACCATTATCATGGGTCCGAGTAAATCAACTTTCTGGACCTACCGCATGCTGTGCAAAATCGGCGCAGCCCTGCACCGCGACGGCTTTTGTATAAACAATGTACATGTTAAACTGATCAATACCGAAATGGCAGGTCAGTTTACCCTCGAAATCAACTCTGCGCTAATTATAGGTATCACCATGGGGATCCCTTACCTTATATGGGAGATTTGGCGCTTTATTAAGCCCGCCCTTCATGATGCAGAGCGCAAAGCCGCCACCGGTTTTGTGTTTTATGCCTGTTTGCTTTTCTTTACAGGAGTTTTATTTGGCTATTTCGTAATCACGCCAATGTCTATCAACTTTCTTTCGGGTTTTACAGTGAGCTCTGCTATTGAAAACCTGTTCGATGTTGATTCTTACATCTCATCAGTTGCAACTTTAACACTTGCCACAGGTGTGGTGTTCCAATTGCCTATTATCGTTTATATATTGGCTAACCTCGGCGTCATGACCCCAAAATTCATGAAAGAAACCCGGCGTTATGCTATTGTAGTTATTCTGGTTATTGCAGCCGTTGTAACCCCAACGCCGGATATGCTTACCATGACGGTAGTAAGTATCCCGCTTTTTGTTTTATACGAGGTAAGTATTGTAGTTGCCGGCCTTGTTGAAAAACGTAAGATTAAAAAGGAGCAGGAATTTGATAAAGTGTCTTAA
- the rpiB gene encoding ribose 5-phosphate isomerase B: MKQGLKIAIGSDHAGFDYKQILTEALPDAEIKDFGTYSPDSVDYPDFAHPVADAVESGECDLGILICGAANGVAITANKHQGIRAAICWKEEIAVLARSHNNANIVCIPARFVTPEEAKAIVTTFLNTEFEGGRHATRVGKIACA; this comes from the coding sequence ATGAAGCAAGGACTAAAAATCGCTATCGGCTCGGACCATGCCGGCTTTGATTACAAACAAATTTTAACAGAAGCATTACCTGATGCCGAAATAAAAGATTTCGGTACCTATTCACCCGATTCGGTTGATTATCCTGACTTCGCCCATCCCGTTGCCGATGCCGTTGAAAGCGGCGAATGCGACCTGGGCATCCTGATTTGCGGCGCGGCCAATGGTGTAGCCATTACCGCCAACAAACACCAGGGCATCCGTGCGGCCATCTGCTGGAAGGAAGAAATTGCCGTACTGGCCCGCAGTCATAATAACGCAAATATAGTTTGCATCCCGGCCCGCTTTGTTACCCCCGAAGAAGCAAAAGCCATAGTAACCACATTTTTAAACACCGAATTTGAAGGCGGCAGGCACGCTACAAGGGTAGGGAAAATTGCATGTGCGTAG
- a CDS encoding M28 family peptidase, with product MNRPNKELLTKRMNKLPLLILALASATAACAQQNATAVKYAGLITAEDAKKHLSILASDAFEGRETGKPGAEKAANYIAGEFKKLGLQGPVNGSYFFDVPLTENGLKVTAFTINGKAFEFGTDFYFGGSFPDKSTSVNDVVFVGYGTDEEIGSIDLTGKIVLWINEDKPVAGTTPNTSYRMSTARTKIVKNLQSKKPAIILAANPGIGAVLSRFGKSITSPRLTIKDESSKPANTSAPVININGPMADELVKPAGKTYADLKSASAAAIVPAATIKNDVVVNYISVKKDVKAVDVLGYMPGTDLKDEVLIFSAHYDHIGLVADEKAKDKVNNGADDDGSGTTGILEIARAFAKAKKDGHGPRRSILFLGNVGEEKGLLGSEYYSDHPVFPLANTITDLNIDMIGRVGEEYIGKPDSANYVYPIGSAMLSKELHQIGEDANNTYTKLKLDYKYDDPNDPNRFYYRSDHYNFAKHGVPIIFYFNGVHADYHQPGDEVSKINFPLLAKRAQLVFYTGWELANRDKRPVVDGNAGKE from the coding sequence ATGAACCGTCCCAACAAAGAACTATTAACTAAAAGAATGAATAAATTACCATTATTGATCCTTGCGTTGGCATCGGCTACAGCGGCCTGTGCACAGCAAAACGCTACGGCTGTTAAATACGCCGGGCTTATTACTGCCGAGGATGCCAAAAAACACTTAAGTATCCTGGCTTCGGATGCCTTTGAAGGTCGCGAAACAGGTAAACCGGGCGCCGAAAAGGCTGCCAACTATATTGCAGGCGAGTTTAAAAAATTAGGCCTGCAGGGCCCTGTTAACGGATCGTACTTTTTTGATGTGCCGCTTACCGAAAACGGCTTAAAAGTCACCGCATTCACCATTAACGGAAAAGCTTTTGAATTTGGCACCGATTTTTATTTCGGCGGTTCGTTCCCTGATAAAAGCACATCGGTAAATGATGTTGTATTTGTAGGTTACGGTACCGACGAGGAAATTGGCAGTATCGATCTTACCGGCAAAATTGTGCTTTGGATAAATGAAGATAAACCGGTGGCCGGCACCACGCCAAACACCAGCTACCGCATGAGTACTGCGCGTACCAAAATTGTAAAAAACTTACAAAGCAAAAAACCGGCTATTATCTTGGCTGCCAATCCCGGTATTGGCGCTGTGCTTAGCCGCTTTGGTAAAAGCATCACCAGTCCACGTTTAACCATTAAAGACGAAAGCAGTAAACCTGCAAACACCAGCGCCCCGGTAATTAACATCAACGGCCCCATGGCTGATGAGCTGGTAAAGCCAGCCGGTAAAACTTATGCCGATTTAAAATCAGCTTCGGCTGCAGCGATAGTTCCGGCCGCCACTATTAAAAACGATGTTGTTGTTAACTACATCAGCGTTAAAAAAGATGTAAAAGCAGTAGATGTATTGGGCTATATGCCGGGTACCGATCTGAAAGATGAAGTATTGATCTTCTCGGCCCATTACGATCATATTGGTTTGGTAGCCGACGAGAAAGCCAAAGATAAAGTAAACAACGGTGCCGATGACGACGGTTCGGGTACTACCGGCATCCTCGAAATTGCCCGTGCTTTCGCTAAAGCCAAAAAAGACGGCCACGGTCCACGCCGCAGCATCCTGTTTTTAGGTAACGTTGGCGAAGAAAAAGGTTTGTTAGGTTCTGAATATTACTCAGATCATCCTGTATTCCCATTGGCTAATACCATTACCGATTTAAATATCGATATGATTGGCCGTGTAGGTGAAGAGTACATTGGCAAGCCCGATTCGGCTAATTATGTTTACCCTATCGGTTCGGCCATGCTGAGCAAGGAATTGCACCAGATAGGCGAAGATGCCAACAATACTTACACCAAGCTAAAACTTGATTATAAGTATGATGATCCTAACGATCCTAACCGTTTTTACTACCGCAGCGATCATTACAACTTTGCTAAACACGGCGTGCCAATTATCTTCTACTTTAACGGTGTACATGCCGATTACCACCAGCCAGGTGATGAAGTAAGCAAAATTAACTTCCCATTGTTGGCCAAACGCGCTCAACTGGTATTCTATACAGGTTGGGAATTAGCTAACCGCGATAAACGCCCGGTTGTTGACGGAAATGCGGGGAAAGAGTAA
- the plsX gene encoding phosphate acyltransferase PlsX, whose protein sequence is MKIGLDIMGGDYAPKAAVLGAIEAYKTLSPNQKLVLIGDKEVTVSILQENGVSPDHFEFVHTTEVIGMGEHPTKAIVQKPDSSISVGFQLLKKGEIKAFSSAGNTGAMLVGAMFSVKTIPGISRPAMTTIVPKLKGGLGILLDVGANADCKPDVLVQFGVLGSLFAQSVYDISNPRVALINIGEEEEKGNLLCQATYPLMKETKLFNFVGNVEGRDLFSEGTDVYVCDGFTGNIILKLAESFYVITRKKALKDEFFDRFNYEQYGGSPILGVNAPVVVGHGISSPEAIKNMVLLSRDMVESNLVDKIKQAFQ, encoded by the coding sequence ATGAAGATTGGCTTGGATATTATGGGCGGTGATTACGCTCCTAAAGCAGCTGTTTTAGGAGCTATCGAAGCTTATAAAACTTTATCACCCAACCAGAAGCTGGTTCTTATTGGTGATAAGGAGGTTACAGTAAGTATTCTTCAGGAAAATGGTGTAAGCCCCGATCACTTCGAGTTTGTGCATACAACCGAAGTTATTGGCATGGGCGAGCATCCCACAAAAGCTATTGTTCAGAAACCTGATTCGAGCATTTCAGTTGGTTTCCAGCTGTTAAAAAAAGGCGAGATCAAGGCTTTCTCATCAGCTGGTAACACTGGTGCCATGCTTGTTGGTGCCATGTTCAGCGTAAAAACTATTCCGGGTATTTCACGCCCGGCTATGACAACCATTGTACCCAAACTTAAAGGCGGTTTGGGTATTTTGTTGGATGTAGGTGCCAATGCCGATTGTAAACCCGATGTGCTTGTTCAGTTCGGTGTACTCGGCAGCTTGTTCGCGCAATCTGTTTATGATATCAGTAACCCGCGGGTTGCCCTCATTAACATTGGCGAAGAAGAAGAAAAAGGCAATTTGCTTTGTCAGGCTACCTACCCTTTAATGAAAGAAACAAAGTTGTTTAACTTTGTTGGTAACGTTGAAGGACGCGACCTTTTTAGCGAAGGTACCGATGTATATGTATGCGATGGTTTTACCGGCAATATAATATTAAAGCTGGCCGAATCGTTTTATGTTATTACACGTAAAAAAGCGCTTAAGGACGAGTTTTTTGACCGGTTTAATTATGAACAATACGGTGGCAGCCCTATTTTGGGTGTTAATGCCCCGGTTGTAGTTGGCCACGGCATCTCAAGTCCCGAGGCTATTAAAAACATGGTGCTGCTATCAAGGGACATGGTAGAGAGCAATCTTGTTGATAAAATAAAACAAGCATTCCAGTAA
- a CDS encoding YceD family protein codes for MKSLKKYSIPFTGLKLGKHLFEYDIQDDFFDEFEYSLVKKATLHCEIELDKQETMLILNFKIDGTIETTCDRCLKPLPIQLDITEQQIAKFSDEEIDEDEEIITLGKNDHEIDVAGLIYEYINVAVPFISICGEGNNSVCDKEMLDKLKSLSANGEQSEQADPRWDALRNMNK; via the coding sequence TTGAAATCGCTTAAAAAATATTCGATTCCCTTTACGGGGCTTAAACTGGGGAAACACCTGTTTGAGTATGACATACAGGATGATTTTTTTGACGAGTTTGAATATTCGCTCGTTAAGAAAGCAACCCTGCACTGTGAAATTGAACTGGATAAGCAGGAAACTATGCTGATCCTGAACTTTAAGATAGATGGCACAATTGAAACCACCTGCGATAGGTGTTTGAAGCCCTTGCCAATTCAGCTTGATATTACCGAACAGCAGATTGCTAAGTTTAGTGATGAAGAGATTGATGAGGATGAAGAGATTATAACACTCGGCAAAAACGATCACGAGATTGACGTTGCCGGGTTGATATATGAATATATTAACGTAGCAGTGCCGTTTATTTCAATTTGCGGCGAGGGTAATAACTCAGTCTGCGATAAAGAAATGCTTGATAAGCTGAAAAGCTTATCGGCAAACGGTGAACAAAGTGAGCAGGCAGACCCACGGTGGGATGCCCTCAGGAACATGAATAAATAA
- the rpmF gene encoding 50S ribosomal protein L32 — MPHPKRKFSKSRRDKRRTHYKAEAPTLTTCQTTGAIHLPHRAYTVDGNVYYNGKLLIEKAAVA; from the coding sequence ATGCCACATCCAAAGCGGAAATTTTCGAAATCAAGGAGAGATAAACGCAGAACTCATTACAAAGCGGAAGCTCCAACTTTAACTACCTGCCAAACTACAGGCGCTATACACTTGCCGCACCGCGCGTATACTGTTGATGGTAACGTTTACTACAACGGCAAGTTACTTATTGAAAAAGCAGCAGTAGCCTAA
- the accC gene encoding acetyl-CoA carboxylase biotin carboxylase subunit has product MFKKILIANRGEIALRVIRTCKEMGIKTVAVYSTADRDSLHVRFADEAVCIGPPPSRDSYLNIPNIISAAELTNADAIHPGYGFLSENAKFSAICAEYGIKFIGATAEQINQMGDKASAKDTMKKAGVPIVPGSEGLLSDVKTGIAIANKIGYPVILKATAGGGGRGMRIVWKDEEFENAWDSARAESGAAFGNDGLYLEKYVQDPRHIEIQVVGDQFGKVCHLSERDCSIQRRHQKLVEEAPSPFMTEKLRKKMGDAAIKGAKAVNYEGAGTVEFLVDKDRNFYFMEMNTRIQVEHPVTEEVINFDLIKEQIKVAAGIPISGKNYEPTMHAIECRINAEDPFNGFRPSPGKITNFHSPGGHGVRIDTHVYSGYIIPPNYDSMIAKVICVAQTRDEALSTMERALSEFVIEGIKTTIPFHLKLLKDPNFRAGNFTTKFMDTFEI; this is encoded by the coding sequence ATGTTTAAAAAAATACTAATAGCTAACCGTGGCGAGATCGCCCTTCGTGTTATCCGTACCTGTAAAGAGATGGGTATTAAAACGGTAGCTGTATATTCAACTGCCGATCGTGATAGCCTTCATGTGCGTTTTGCTGATGAAGCTGTATGTATCGGTCCGCCGCCAAGCCGCGATTCATACTTAAATATCCCTAACATTATATCGGCTGCCGAATTAACCAATGCGGATGCTATCCACCCTGGTTACGGCTTCTTATCTGAAAACGCTAAGTTTTCAGCTATCTGCGCCGAGTACGGTATCAAATTTATTGGTGCCACTGCTGAGCAGATTAACCAGATGGGAGATAAAGCTTCGGCTAAAGATACCATGAAAAAAGCCGGCGTACCTATCGTTCCCGGTTCGGAAGGTTTGTTGAGCGATGTAAAAACAGGTATCGCTATCGCCAACAAAATTGGCTACCCGGTTATCCTGAAAGCTACTGCCGGTGGTGGTGGCCGTGGTATGCGTATTGTTTGGAAAGACGAGGAGTTTGAAAACGCCTGGGATTCGGCCCGTGCCGAGTCGGGTGCTGCTTTCGGTAACGACGGCTTATATCTTGAAAAATATGTTCAGGACCCGCGCCACATCGAGATCCAGGTAGTAGGCGACCAGTTTGGTAAAGTATGCCACCTTTCTGAACGCGATTGCTCTATCCAGCGCCGTCATCAAAAACTGGTTGAAGAAGCGCCTTCGCCTTTCATGACCGAGAAACTTCGTAAAAAAATGGGCGACGCCGCCATTAAAGGTGCCAAAGCCGTTAATTATGAAGGTGCCGGTACCGTAGAATTTTTGGTTGATAAAGACCGCAACTTCTACTTTATGGAGATGAACACCCGCATCCAGGTAGAACACCCGGTTACCGAAGAGGTAATCAACTTCGATTTGATTAAAGAACAGATTAAAGTAGCTGCCGGTATACCTATCTCGGGCAAAAACTACGAGCCAACAATGCACGCCATTGAGTGCCGTATCAATGCCGAAGATCCGTTTAACGGTTTCCGCCCGTCACCAGGTAAAATAACCAATTTCCACTCTCCGGGTGGTCATGGTGTACGTATCGATACTCACGTGTATTCAGGTTATATTATCCCTCCAAACTACGATTCGATGATTGCCAAAGTTATTTGCGTGGCTCAAACCCGCGATGAAGCTTTAAGCACCATGGAACGCGCCCTGAGCGAGTTTGTGATTGAAGGTATCAAAACCACCATTCCATTCCATTTAAAATTATTGAAGGATCCTAACTTCCGCGCTGGTAACTTTACCACCAAGTTTATGGATACGTTTGAAATATAA
- the accB gene encoding acetyl-CoA carboxylase biotin carboxyl carrier protein: MDIKQIQDLIRFVSKSGVNEVSIEQKDFKITIKTSEVQPTVVHATIPAVTQPVTPVLPAAPAPTPTEPAAPAAPDTSKYITVKSPMIGTFYRSAGPDKPMFVNVGDEIKPGSVVCIIEAMKLFNEIESEVSGRVVKVLVDNASPVEYDQPLFLVEPV; this comes from the coding sequence ATGGATATTAAACAAATTCAGGACCTTATTCGCTTTGTTTCAAAATCGGGCGTAAACGAAGTATCGATCGAGCAAAAAGATTTTAAGATCACAATTAAAACCAGCGAGGTTCAGCCTACGGTAGTGCACGCAACCATCCCGGCCGTTACCCAACCGGTTACACCTGTGTTGCCAGCCGCTCCTGCACCAACTCCAACCGAGCCTGCAGCCCCGGCCGCTCCTGATACATCTAAATACATCACCGTAAAATCACCGATGATCGGTACTTTCTACCGTTCGGCCGGTCCGGATAAGCCTATGTTTGTAAACGTTGGCGACGAAATAAAACCAGGCAGCGTGGTATGTATCATCGAAGCGATGAAACTGTTCAACGAAATCGAATCGGAAGTTTCAGGCCGCGTAGTAAAAGTACTTGTTGACAACGCCTCACCGGTTGAGTACGATCAACCTTTGTTTTTAGTAGAACCAGTTTAA
- a CDS encoding ROK family protein: protein MQTCYIGIEIGGTKLQVVLADDALAIIQTFRFVVDKSRGAAGIQESITQTIAGVLKEFHIRGISIGFGGPVDREAGRIAKSHQLSGWDGFDISGWLKQMVNVPVILENDANVAALGEAIQGAGKGYEHVLYITLGSGVGAGMIVNGEIYHGAKPGEAEIGHIRLNREGLTLEDSCSGWAVDKKIRDAMAREPDGVLARLCEGLNGGEAKILLTAIDEGDATALKILNVTAADLGFGLSHAVHLFHPDLIVLGGGLSLLGEPLAVKVYEEMQKHIMKLFLPGPKVVIAELGERVVPLGAIENLRQHLR, encoded by the coding sequence ATGCAAACCTGCTACATCGGTATCGAAATAGGAGGCACTAAACTCCAGGTAGTGTTGGCTGATGATGCCCTGGCCATCATTCAAACTTTTCGTTTTGTTGTTGATAAAAGCCGCGGCGCTGCAGGTATACAGGAGTCCATAACTCAAACTATAGCCGGTGTTTTAAAAGAATTTCATATTCGGGGTATCAGCATCGGCTTTGGCGGCCCGGTTGACAGGGAAGCCGGGCGCATTGCCAAATCGCACCAGTTAAGTGGCTGGGATGGTTTTGATATCTCCGGATGGCTGAAGCAAATGGTTAATGTGCCGGTTATTTTAGAAAACGACGCCAATGTTGCCGCCCTTGGTGAAGCAATACAGGGCGCAGGCAAAGGTTATGAACATGTGCTTTACATAACCCTTGGCAGCGGCGTAGGTGCCGGCATGATTGTTAACGGCGAAATTTATCACGGTGCCAAACCTGGCGAAGCAGAAATAGGACATATCCGCCTTAACCGCGAAGGTTTAACACTTGAAGATAGCTGCAGCGGCTGGGCGGTTGATAAAAAGATACGGGACGCGATGGCCCGTGAGCCGGATGGTGTTCTCGCCCGGCTTTGCGAGGGATTAAATGGCGGCGAGGCAAAAATACTTTTAACCGCTATTGACGAGGGAGATGCCACTGCCTTAAAAATATTGAATGTTACCGCTGCCGATCTTGGCTTCGGTTTATCGCATGCAGTACATCTTTTTCACCCGGATCTTATTGTTTTAGGGGGAGGCTTATCATTGCTGGGAGAGCCATTAGCCGTTAAGGTATATGAGGAGATGCAAAAGCACATCATGAAGCTTTTTTTGCCGGGACCTAAAGTGGTAATTGCCGAATTGGGTGAAAGGGTTGTACCCCTTGGGGCCATTGAAAATTTGAGGCAGCATTTAAGATAA